One window of the Ornithodoros turicata isolate Travis unplaced genomic scaffold, ASM3712646v1 Chromosome22, whole genome shotgun sequence genome contains the following:
- the LOC135373217 gene encoding uncharacterized protein LOC135373217, translating to MNSARLGEFVPGSNWTSWRERLEFLFAANEIQDPAKKRALLFTFCGEETYNKVRDLLHPLTPSQVPFHEIMQRLSRHFETGPSELLGRWRFHKRDQLAQETITEYADALRALAKDCNFGNIPLVSPATTATSCLLLSAYGLYTTISARWSASKCRCFQSSSAPQCPSVHDQETSTGDVLMLEAIDCYPLNAEHIARLTQQDTVLLLVLQGAQTGDFSQWKDDAFQPYKRHSSELSICRGCVIWGSRVVIQRQAHKFALRMLHANHPGASAMKSTARSHFWWPGLDRDIELTAKTCHKCQTYARSASAVIDSHFKHAQLPWHTLHLDFAGPLDGYYYLVVVDAFTKWLEVRRMKSTTSASIVGELRKVFATFGTPRVVVSDSAPNFVSAEMAQFYHRNGVKHRTSAPFHPATNGQAERMVGETKRALKKLPSCPLPF from the coding sequence ATGAATTCAGCAAGGCTTGGAGAGTTTGTACCTGGCTCCAACTGGACCTCATGGCGGGAGAGGTTGGAATTTTTATTCGCAGCCAACGAGATACAAGACCCAGCAAAGAAAAGAGCATTGCTCTTCACCTTCTGCGGAGAAGAAACATACAATAAGGTCAGGGATCTTCTTCATCCTTTGACGCCATCACAAGTGCCGTTCCACGAGATAATGCAACGTCTCAGCCGCCATTTTGAAACTGGACCATCGGAGCTACTCGGACGCTGGCGATTTCATAAAAGAGATCAGCTTGCTCAAGAAACTATTACGGAGTACGCTGACGCGCTCAGAGCACTCGCAAAGGACTGCAACTTCGGTAACATTCCTCTGGTATCACCAGCAACAACGGCGACGTCGTGCCTGTTATTGAGTGCGTATGGATTATACACTACTATATCGGCCAGGTGGTCAGCATCAAAATGCCGATGCTTTCAGTCGTCTTCCGCTCCCCAGTGTCCAAGTGTCCACGACCAGGAGACGTCCACAGGTGACGTGTTGATGCTCGAAGCTATTGACTGTTACCCTCTCAATGCCGAGCACATTGCTAGACTTACTCAGCAGGACACTGTGCTATTACTGGTACTGCAGGGAGCCCAAACTGGAGATTTTTCGCAGTGGAAAGACGATGCTTTCCAGCCATACAAGCGACACAGCAGTGAATTGTCAATTTGCCGCGGTTGCGTTATTTGGGGATCTAGGGTCGTCATACAAAGGCAGGCCCACAAGTTTGCTCTCAGAATGCTGCACGCGAACCACCCGGGAGCCTCAGCAATGAAAAGTACGGCTAGAAGCCATTTCTGGTGGCCCGGACTGGATCGCGACATTGAGCTGACAGCGAAGACGTGTCACAAATGCCAAACGTACGCGAGGTCTGCTTCTGCTGTCATAGATTCCCACTTCAAGCACGCCCAGTTACCTTGGCACACACTGCACTTAGATTTCGCGGGTCCACTGGACGGGTACTACTACCTGGTAGTAGTAGATGCGTTCACGAAGTGGCTGGAGGTGAGAAGAATGAAAAGCACAACTTCCGCCAGCATCGTGGGCGAGTTGCGCAAAGTGTTCGCAACGTTTGGCACACCTCGGGTTGTTGTTTCCGACAGCGCACCGAACTTTGTATCTGCCGAGATGGCCCAGTTCTACCATCGAAACGGTGTCAAGCATCGAACAAGTGCACCTTTTCATCCAGCCACCAACGGTCAAGCCGAACGGATGGTTGGCGAAACAAAACGAGCTTTGAAGAAGTTGCCGTCTTGCCCGCTTCCTTTTTAA